A portion of the Anthonomus grandis grandis chromosome 7, icAntGran1.3, whole genome shotgun sequence genome contains these proteins:
- the LOC126738108 gene encoding cuticle protein-like: MFKLVVLSALVAVAMAKPSLYHEVAAPIVAKSYVSPAAVSSTYREDIISKPAHIAYAAAAPVIAKTYVAEPVAVAAPAIVKTIAAPAAVSHTYREDIIQKPAAVAYAAPAVVAPVVAKTVIAPAYATYAAHAPVAYTSYAAHAPTVYAAPAVHAWFEQEFIDKEPTMDIVVEELIIRLGEDSDSETDLDEKDDDDHDDVNDGDLSGIEEIGENDEDQLTIKMYKLVVLSALVAVAVAKPSLYHEVAAPIVTKSYVAPAAVSHTYREDIISKPAHIAYAAPVIAEPVIAKTYVAEPVAVAAPAIVKTIAAPAAVSHTYREDIIQKPAAVAYAAPAVVAPVVAKTVIAPAYATYAAHTSYAAHAPTVYAAPAVHAW, from the exons atgtttaaattggtGGTGTTGTCCGCTCTCGTTGCCGTCGCTATGGCCAAGCCTAGCTTATACCATGAGGTAGCTGCACCGATCGTAGCTAAAAGCTACGTATCACCGGCCGCCGTAAGCAGCACTTACAGGGAAGACATCATTAGCAAACCAGCTCATATTGCTTACGCCGCTGCTGCTCCCGTAATCGCCAAAACTTACGTAGCCGAACCGGTTGCCGTGGCAGCTCCCGCCATTGTAAAAACGATTGCTGCTCCAGCTGCTGTAAGCCACACTTACAGGGAAGACATTATTCAGAAACCTGCTGCTGTAGCTTACGCTGCTCCAGCCGTAGTTGCCCCAGTTGTTGCCAAAACCGTTATTGCTCCAGCTTACGCTACCTATGCTGCTCATGCTCCCGTTGCTTACACTAGCTACGCTGCCCATGCTCCAACTGTCTATGCTGCTCCGGCTGTCCATGCTTG GTTTGAGCAAGAATTCATTGACAAGGAACCAACAATGGATATTGTTGTGGAGGAACTGATTATTAGGTTGGGTGAAGACAGTGACTCTGAAACTGATTTGGATGAAAAGGATGATGACGACCATGATGATGTTAACGATGGCGACTTATCTGGAATCGAAGAAATTGGTGAAAATGACGAAGACCAATTA acaattaaaatgtataaattggtGGTGTTGTCCGCTCTCGTTGCCGTCGCTGTGGCCAAACCTAGTCTATACCATGAAGTAGCTGCACCAATCGTAACTAAAAGCTATGTAGCACCCGCCGCTGTAAGCCACACTTATAGAGAAGATATCATAAGCAAACCAGCTCATATTGCTTACGCTGCTCCCGTAATTGCTGAGCCAGTTATCGCCAAAACTTACGTAGCTGAACCGGTTGCCGTGGCAGCTCCCGCCATTGTAAAAACGATTGCTGCTCCAGCTGCTGTAAGCCACACTTACAGGGAAGACATTATTCAGAAACCTGCTGCTGTCGCTTACGCTGCTCCAGCCGTAGTTGCCCCAGTTGTTGCCAAAACCGTTATTGCTCCAGCTTACGCTACCTATGCTGCTCACACTAGCTACGCTGCCCATGCTCCAACTGTCTATGCTGCTCCCGCTGTTCATGCTTGGTAA